A genomic segment from Mastomys coucha isolate ucsf_1 unplaced genomic scaffold, UCSF_Mcou_1 pScaffold7, whole genome shotgun sequence encodes:
- the LOC116081531 gene encoding cathepsin L1-like, with the protein DYLKGKHSFSLEMNAFGDLTNTEFRELMTGFQGQKMKTMTKVFHEPLLGYVPKSVDWREYGYVTPVKDQGSCGSCWAFSAVGSLVGQMFRKTGKLIPLSEQNLVDCSWSYGNKGCDGGLPELAFQYVKDNGGLDTSVTYPYEALNGTCRYNPKNSAAKVIGFVNIQSSEDALMKAVATVGPISVGIDTKHNSFQFYKGGMYYEPDCSSTLLDHAVLVVGYGEESDGRKYWLVKNSWGQDWGMNGYIKMAKDRNNNCGIASDASYPIV; encoded by the exons GACTACCTGAAGGGGAAGCACAGCTTCAGCTTGGAGATGAACGCCTTTGGTGATTTG ACCAATACAGAATTCAGGGAATTGATGACTGGCTTTCAAGGCCAGAAGATGAAGACGATGACGAAGGTCTTCCATGAGCCCTTGCTGGGTTATGTCCCCAAGTCTGTGGATTGGAGAGAGTATGGctatgtgactcctgtgaaagacCAG ggTTCTTGTGGCTCTTGTTGGGCTTTTAGTGCAGTTGGTTCCCTAGTAGGACAAATGTTCAGAAAAACAGGCAAACTGATTCCTCTGAGTGAACAGAATCTAGTAGACTGCTCCTGGTCATATGGCAACAAAGGCTGTGATGGTGGCTTGCCGGAACTTGCCTTCCAGTATGTGAAGGATAATGGGGGCTTGGACACCAGTGTGACCTACCCATATGAAGCTCTG AATGGAACATGCAGGTACAATCCTAAAAACTCTGCTGCTAAAGTCATAGGCTTTGTGAACATCCAGTCTAGTGAAGATGCCCTGATGAAGGCTGTGGCGACTGTCGGGCCTATCTCAGTTGGAATTGATACTAAGCACAACTCGTTCCAGTTCTACAAGGGGG GCATGTACTATGAGCCAGACTGTAGCAGCACTCTTCTGGATCACGCTGTCCTGGTGGTTGGCTATGGTGAAGAGTCAGATGGCAGGAAGTACTGGCTGGTCAAGAACAG CTGGGGTCAAGACTGGGGCATGAATGGCTACATAAAGATGGCCAAAGACCGGAACAACAACTGTGGGATTGCTTCCGATGCTTCTTACCCTATTGTGTGA